The following are encoded together in the Labeo rohita strain BAU-BD-2019 chromosome 17, IGBB_LRoh.1.0, whole genome shotgun sequence genome:
- the LOC127179856 gene encoding von Willebrand factor A domain-containing protein 5A isoform X2 produces the protein MVNCCGLVSEKNEPVPLKSISVELQVRDHVASVSSRLQYVNEEERPLEAVFVFPLPADAAVCHFSAKIGEQEIVAEVQDRQSARDQYDDAVSSGQQAFLLEESEESSDVFKLSVGCLSPGQNASITIVYVIELSVQADDALRFCLPAVLNPRYKPAASAAGVPEVSSASVIPYTLSLSVDVRSSDRISRLESSCPLDPLEFLDAQHTHATVKLSPGHCFDKDVELFLYYENSHQPSAVVEAGASAAQSGSLMGDPALMISLYPEFPADVMSSLASQGEFVFVVDRSGSMDCKMHHGNDAQMRIESARDTLLLLLKSLPMGCYFNIYGFGSHFESFFPQSVVYNEDTMDEALKRVKSMNADMGGTEILQPLKHIYSQPCYPDHPRQLFIFTDGEVWNTKEVLDLVKSHVYSHRCFSFGIGEGASTALITGMAREGSGHAQFITGTDRMQPKVMQSLKFALQPAVDNISVNWTVPEGVTVDTLSPPINALFQGQRALIYAQIKGQSSEKTEGAVTVKYRLKDQPVTNQLQFTLKPTEDTGLTIHRLAARSVIRSLELEERTGGADAENIRKRIVELSVQAGVSSAHTSFIGVSKDSKETVKGPLLQRRVPVPHMMRGFCGAPMKMCAMAAPNVMQRRCAAPRMAPQLAFCSAMPMASPMARVSPKRLGSSGSGIECDAVSFEEAAQPQKDPLLQLISLQKAAGCWELNASLAAVFGKTEVEVTSRKAAQVDGSVWATVLALIWLHAYKLDQQVEWQFVAMKAASWIRSQKPNGLSQCVCDGNVLLGCQVTEDTLGI, from the exons ATGGTGAACTGCTGTGGTCTTGTGTCTGAAAAAAACGAACCAG TTCCTCTCAAGAGCATCTCGGTGGAACTGCAGGTCCGGGATCACGTGGCCTCCGTCAGCTCCCGTCTGCAGTATGTGAACGAGGAGGAGCGTCCGCTGGAGGCCGTGTTCGTCTTCCCGCTGCCCGCCGACGCTGCCGTCTGCCACTTCAGCGCCAAGATCGGGGAGCAGGAGATTGTGGCCGAGGTGCAAGACAGACAGAGC GCGCGGGATCAGTATGATGACGCTGTGAGTTCGGGTCAGCAGGCGTTTCTGCTGGAAGAGAGCGAAGAGAGTTCGGATGTGTTCAAACTGAGTGTCGGCTGTTTGTCTCCGGGTCAGAACGCCTCCATCACCATCGTCTACGTCATCGAGCTCAGCGTTCAGGCCGATGACGCGCTGCGCTTCTGTCTGCCGGCAGTGCTCAACCCACGATACAAACCAGCAG CTTCAGCGGCCGGTGTTCCAGAAGTTTCCTCAGCATCCGTTATTCCTTACACTCTGTCTCTGAGTGTTGATGTGAGATCTTCAGACCGCATCTCCAGACTAGAGTCCAGCTGCCCTCTGGATCCTCTGGAGTTCCTCGACGCGCAACACACTCACGCCACG GTGAAGCTGAGTCCTGGTCACTGCTTTGATAAGGATGTGGAGCTGTTTCTGTACTATGAGAATTCCCATCAGCCCTCTGCTGTCGTGGAGGCTGGAGCGTCTGCGGCTCAGTCAG GTTCTCTGATGGGCGACCCGGCGCTCATGATCAGTTTGTACCCAGAGTTCCCTGCGGACGTGATGTCGTCACTGGCGTCTCAGGGCGAGTTTGTTTTTGTGGTTGACAGATCAGGCAGTATGGACTGCAAGATGCATCATGGGAATGACGCGCAGATGCGCATCGAAAGCGCAAGA GACAcgctgttgctgctgctgaaGAGTCTGCCCATGGGATGCTACTTCAACATCTATGGATTCGGCTCTCACTTTGAATCCTTCTTTCC TCAGAGTGTCGTGTACAACGAGGACACGATGGATGAGGCTCTAAAGAGAGTAAAGAGCATGAACGCAGACATGGGTGGCACAGAGATCCTCCAGCCGCTGAAACACATCTACAGTCAGCCCTGTTACCCGGATCACCCCCGACAG ctGTTCATCTTCACTGATGGAGAGGTGTGGAACACTAAAGAGGTGCTGGATCTGGTGAAAAGTCACGTTTACTCTCACAG GTGTTTCTCCTTCGGGATCGGTGAGGGTGCGAGTACGGCTCTCATCACAGGAATGGCGAGAGAAGGTTCTGGTCACGCTCAGTTCATCACAGGAACGGACCGCATGCAGCCCAAA GTGATGCAGTCGCTCAAGTTCGCTCTCCAGCCGGCCGTGGATAATATCTCTGTGAACTGGACCGTTCCTGAAGGCGTTACCGTGGACACGCTGTCTCCACCCATCAATGCCCTGTTCCAGGGTCAGAGGGCTCTCATCTACGCACAGATTAAAGGACAG AGTTCAGAAAAGACAGAAGGAGCTGTAACAGTAAAATACAGGCTGAAGGATCAACCAGTGACTAACCAGCTTCAGTTTACTCTTAAACCAACGGAAGACACagg ACTGACGATCCACCGGCTCGCGGCCCGGTCTGTGATCCGCTCTCTGGAGCTAGAGGAACGAACCGGAGGAGCAGATGCGGAAAACATCAGGAAAAGGATTGTGGAGCTCAGCGTTCAGGCAGGAGTGAGCAGCGCTCATACGTCCTTCATCGGCGTCAGTAAAGACAGCAAAGAGACTGTGAAAGGACCACTGCTGCAGAGGAGAGTGCCAGTACCAC ATATGATGCGTGGATTTTGTGGTGCCCCCATGAAAATGTGTG CAATGGCAGCTCCCAATGTGATGCAACGTCGTTGTGCAGCAC CACGGATGGCTCCCCAATTGGCATTTTGTTCTGCAATGC CAATGGCTTCCCCAATGGCACGTGTCTCTCCAAAGC gGTTAGGATCGAGCGGCAGCGGGATTGAATGTGATGCTGTGTCATTTGAGG AAGCAGCTCAGCCCCAGAAGGACCCTTTGCTCCAGCTGATCTCTCTTCAGAAGGCCGCGGGATGCTGGGAGCTGAACGCCTCATTGGCTGCTGTGTTTGGGAAGACGGAGGTCGAGGTGACCAGTCGGAAAGCAGCACAG GTGGACGGGTCAGTGTGGGCCACCGTCCTCGCTCTCATCTGGTTACACGCGTATAAATTAGATCAGCAGGTCGAGTGGCAGTTTGTGGCCATGAAGGCGGCATCATGGATCCGCTCTCAGAAAC cGAACGGCCTGTCTCAGTGTGTATGTGATGGGAACGTCCTGTTGGGATGTCAGGTGACTGAAGACACACTGGGAATCTGA
- the LOC127179856 gene encoding von Willebrand factor A domain-containing protein 5A isoform X1 → MVNCCGLVSEKNEPVPLKSISVELQVRDHVASVSSRLQYVNEEERPLEAVFVFPLPADAAVCHFSAKIGEQEIVAEVQDRQSARDQYDDAVSSGQQAFLLEESEESSDVFKLSVGCLSPGQNASITIVYVIELSVQADDALRFCLPAVLNPRYKPAASAAGVPEVSSASVIPYTLSLSVDVRSSDRISRLESSCPLDPLEFLDAQHTHATVKLSPGHCFDKDVELFLYYENSHQPSAVVEAGASAAQSGSLMGDPALMISLYPEFPADVMSSLASQGEFVFVVDRSGSMDCKMHHGNDAQMRIESARDTLLLLLKSLPMGCYFNIYGFGSHFESFFPQSVVYNEDTMDEALKRVKSMNADMGGTEILQPLKHIYSQPCYPDHPRQLFIFTDGEVWNTKEVLDLVKSHVYSHRCFSFGIGEGASTALITGMAREGSGHAQFITGTDRMQPKVMQSLKFALQPAVDNISVNWTVPEGVTVDTLSPPINALFQGQRALIYAQIKGQSSEKTEGAVTVKYRLKDQPVTNQLQFTLKPTEDTGLTIHRLAARSVIRSLELEERTGGADAENIRKRIVELSVQAGVSSAHTSFIGVSKDSKETVKGPLLQRRVPVPHMMRGFCGAPMKMCAMAAPNVMQRRCAAPRMAPQLAFCSAMPMASPMARVSPKRKKWLGSSGSGIECDAVSFEEAAQPQKDPLLQLISLQKAAGCWELNASLAAVFGKTEVEVTSRKAAQVDGSVWATVLALIWLHAYKLDQQVEWQFVAMKAASWIRSQKPNGLSQCVCDGNVLLGCQVTEDTLGI, encoded by the exons ATGGTGAACTGCTGTGGTCTTGTGTCTGAAAAAAACGAACCAG TTCCTCTCAAGAGCATCTCGGTGGAACTGCAGGTCCGGGATCACGTGGCCTCCGTCAGCTCCCGTCTGCAGTATGTGAACGAGGAGGAGCGTCCGCTGGAGGCCGTGTTCGTCTTCCCGCTGCCCGCCGACGCTGCCGTCTGCCACTTCAGCGCCAAGATCGGGGAGCAGGAGATTGTGGCCGAGGTGCAAGACAGACAGAGC GCGCGGGATCAGTATGATGACGCTGTGAGTTCGGGTCAGCAGGCGTTTCTGCTGGAAGAGAGCGAAGAGAGTTCGGATGTGTTCAAACTGAGTGTCGGCTGTTTGTCTCCGGGTCAGAACGCCTCCATCACCATCGTCTACGTCATCGAGCTCAGCGTTCAGGCCGATGACGCGCTGCGCTTCTGTCTGCCGGCAGTGCTCAACCCACGATACAAACCAGCAG CTTCAGCGGCCGGTGTTCCAGAAGTTTCCTCAGCATCCGTTATTCCTTACACTCTGTCTCTGAGTGTTGATGTGAGATCTTCAGACCGCATCTCCAGACTAGAGTCCAGCTGCCCTCTGGATCCTCTGGAGTTCCTCGACGCGCAACACACTCACGCCACG GTGAAGCTGAGTCCTGGTCACTGCTTTGATAAGGATGTGGAGCTGTTTCTGTACTATGAGAATTCCCATCAGCCCTCTGCTGTCGTGGAGGCTGGAGCGTCTGCGGCTCAGTCAG GTTCTCTGATGGGCGACCCGGCGCTCATGATCAGTTTGTACCCAGAGTTCCCTGCGGACGTGATGTCGTCACTGGCGTCTCAGGGCGAGTTTGTTTTTGTGGTTGACAGATCAGGCAGTATGGACTGCAAGATGCATCATGGGAATGACGCGCAGATGCGCATCGAAAGCGCAAGA GACAcgctgttgctgctgctgaaGAGTCTGCCCATGGGATGCTACTTCAACATCTATGGATTCGGCTCTCACTTTGAATCCTTCTTTCC TCAGAGTGTCGTGTACAACGAGGACACGATGGATGAGGCTCTAAAGAGAGTAAAGAGCATGAACGCAGACATGGGTGGCACAGAGATCCTCCAGCCGCTGAAACACATCTACAGTCAGCCCTGTTACCCGGATCACCCCCGACAG ctGTTCATCTTCACTGATGGAGAGGTGTGGAACACTAAAGAGGTGCTGGATCTGGTGAAAAGTCACGTTTACTCTCACAG GTGTTTCTCCTTCGGGATCGGTGAGGGTGCGAGTACGGCTCTCATCACAGGAATGGCGAGAGAAGGTTCTGGTCACGCTCAGTTCATCACAGGAACGGACCGCATGCAGCCCAAA GTGATGCAGTCGCTCAAGTTCGCTCTCCAGCCGGCCGTGGATAATATCTCTGTGAACTGGACCGTTCCTGAAGGCGTTACCGTGGACACGCTGTCTCCACCCATCAATGCCCTGTTCCAGGGTCAGAGGGCTCTCATCTACGCACAGATTAAAGGACAG AGTTCAGAAAAGACAGAAGGAGCTGTAACAGTAAAATACAGGCTGAAGGATCAACCAGTGACTAACCAGCTTCAGTTTACTCTTAAACCAACGGAAGACACagg ACTGACGATCCACCGGCTCGCGGCCCGGTCTGTGATCCGCTCTCTGGAGCTAGAGGAACGAACCGGAGGAGCAGATGCGGAAAACATCAGGAAAAGGATTGTGGAGCTCAGCGTTCAGGCAGGAGTGAGCAGCGCTCATACGTCCTTCATCGGCGTCAGTAAAGACAGCAAAGAGACTGTGAAAGGACCACTGCTGCAGAGGAGAGTGCCAGTACCAC ATATGATGCGTGGATTTTGTGGTGCCCCCATGAAAATGTGTG CAATGGCAGCTCCCAATGTGATGCAACGTCGTTGTGCAGCAC CACGGATGGCTCCCCAATTGGCATTTTGTTCTGCAATGC CAATGGCTTCCCCAATGGCACGTGTCTCTCCAAAGCGTAAGAAAT gGTTAGGATCGAGCGGCAGCGGGATTGAATGTGATGCTGTGTCATTTGAGG AAGCAGCTCAGCCCCAGAAGGACCCTTTGCTCCAGCTGATCTCTCTTCAGAAGGCCGCGGGATGCTGGGAGCTGAACGCCTCATTGGCTGCTGTGTTTGGGAAGACGGAGGTCGAGGTGACCAGTCGGAAAGCAGCACAG GTGGACGGGTCAGTGTGGGCCACCGTCCTCGCTCTCATCTGGTTACACGCGTATAAATTAGATCAGCAGGTCGAGTGGCAGTTTGTGGCCATGAAGGCGGCATCATGGATCCGCTCTCAGAAAC cGAACGGCCTGTCTCAGTGTGTATGTGATGGGAACGTCCTGTTGGGATGTCAGGTGACTGAAGACACACTGGGAATCTGA